A stretch of the Nicotiana tabacum cultivar K326 chromosome 6, ASM71507v2, whole genome shotgun sequence genome encodes the following:
- the LOC107761150 gene encoding uncharacterized protein LOC107761150, translating to MSWRRVGKSFQALSAHTLLLCFTVLLVLKLDHVVDYSWWIVFFPLWLFHVVVARGRFSLPAPSVPHDRNWAPCHAVVAIPLLIAFELLLCIHLESIYVIHSAAVNLKIVFLPLLAFELIILIDNFRMCKALLPGDDESMNDEAIWETLPHFWVAISMVFFVAATVFTLLKLCGDVGALGWWDLFINYGIAECFAFLVCTKWSNPTIHGSSLAHGASSSSTTIRYLDWNSGLVVSSEEEPQNRMCGLQDLGGHLMKVPIICFQVLLCMRLEGTPASARHISLPLLFLPIFLLQGAGVLFATLRFVEKIVLLLRSGAVAERYHVFSSRVRDCFAFMHHGSRLLGWWSIDESSREEQARLFHDGFPGYNTFCGYPPEIVKKMPKKDLAEEVWRLQAALGEQAEITKLSQQEYERLQNEKVLCRVCFEGEISTVLLPCRHRVLCSTCCEKCKRCPICRVFIEERLPVYDV from the exons ATGAGCTGGAGAAGAGTTGGGAAATCTTTTCAGGCACTGTCAGCTCACACCTTGCTTTTGTGTTTCACTGTTTTGCTGGTTCTCAAGCTCGATCACGTCGTCGATTACTCCTGGTG GATTGTATTCTTCCCTCTATGGCTGTTTCATGTTGTTGTTGCCCGAGGAAGATTCTCCCTACCCGCTCCATCAGTTCCCCATGATCGCAAT TGGGCACCATGTCATGCTGTTGTTGCGATACCTTTGCTTATAGCATTTGAACTACTTCTTTGTATACATCTCGAGAGCATATATG TCATCCATTCTGCAGCGGTGAATTTGAAAATTGTCTTTCTTCCCTTGTTAGcatttgaattaattattctcATTGACAACTTCAG AATGTGTAAGGCGTTATTACCTGGAGATGATGAAAGCATGAATGACGAGGCAATATGGGAAACACTTCCT CATTTCTGGGTGGCGATCTCCATGGTTTTCTTTGTTGCTGCTACAGTGTTCACCCTTCTGAAGTTGTGTG GTGATGTGGGCGCTCTGGGCTGGTGGGACTTGTTTATAAATTATGG TATTGCTGAGTGCTttgcttttcttgtttgtacGAAGTGGTCAAATCCAACGATTCATGGAAGCTCTCTCGCACATGGAGCTAGTTCGTCATCTACTACTATCAGATATCTTGACTGGAATAGTGGTTTAGTGGTTTCCTCAGAGGAGGAACCGCAGAATAGAATGTGTGGGCTGCAAGACCTTGGTGGTCACCTAATGAAAGTTCCAATCATATGTTTCCAAGTCCTCCTCTGTATGCGCCTGGAG GGAACACCTGCAAGTGCAAGACACATTTCCCTTCCACTTCTATTCTTACCCATATTCCTATTGCAAGGAGCTGGGGTCTTGTTTGCTACATTAAGATTTGTTGAGAAAATTGTTCTTTTATTGCGAAGTGGAGCTGTTGCAGAACGATATCATGTATTCTCTTCAAGAGTGCGTGACTGCTTTGCGTTTATGCATCACGGTTCCAG GCTACTTGGTTGGTGGTCCATTGATGAATCAAGTCGAGAAGAACAGGCTCGACTATTCCATGATGGATTTCCGGG GTATAATACTTTTTGTGGTTATCCACCTGAAATAGTCAAGAAAATGCCCAAGAAGGATCTTGCTGAGGAG GTTTGGAGACTTCAAGCAGCTCTGGGTGAGCAAGCAGAAATCACTAAATTGAGCCAGCAGGaatatgaaagacttcagaat GAAAAAGTTTTATGTAGGGTTTGTTTTGAAGGAGAGATTAGTACGGTGCTACTCCCTTGCAGGCATCGCGTCCTTTGCAG TACCTGCTGTGAAAAATGTAAGAGATGCCCTATCTGCCGTGTCTTTATTGAGGAGCGCTTGCCTGTATATGATGTATAA